The proteins below are encoded in one region of Accipiter gentilis chromosome 12, bAccGen1.1, whole genome shotgun sequence:
- the ENOPH1 gene encoding enolase-phosphatase E1 yields the protein MGVLPVPAEVRAILLDIEGTTTPIAFVQETLFPYIKDNVKEYLRAHWEEEECQRDVGLLRKQAQEDSSLDGAVPIPLESGSGEEELERVIQAVVDNVHWQMSLDRKTTALKQLQGHMWRAAYATGHVKGELFEDVVPAIRKWREAGMKVYIYSSGSIEAQKLLFGYSTEGDILELFDGHFDTKIGPKVESESYRRIAATIGCATNNILFLTDVPREANAAEEADTHVAVVIRPGNAGLTDDEKSYYSLISSFTELFLPSST from the exons atgggcgTGCTGCCGGTGCCGGCGGAGGTGCGCGCCATCCTGCTGGACATCGAGGGCACCACAACCCCCATCGCCTTCGTGCAG GAGACCTTGTTCCCTTACATCAAAGACAACGTGAAGGAGTATCTGCGTGCTcactgggaggaagaggagtgcCAGCGGGATGTTGGACTTCTAAGGAAACAG GCTCAGGAGGACTCCAGCTTGGACGGGGCTGTGCCGATCCCTTTGGAGAGTGGAAGTggggaagaggagctggagcGGGTCATCCAGGCAGTCGTAGACAATGTGCATTGGCAGATGTCTCTGGACAGGAAGACCACAGCACTGAAGCAGCTGCAGGGCCACATGTGGAGGGCAGCCTATGCTACCGGGCATGTCAAAGGAGA ACTCTTCGAGGACGTGGTTCCAGCCATCCGGAAGTGGCGGGAAGCGGGGATGAAGGTCTATATCTACTCCTCGGGCAGCATTGAAGCCCAGAAGCTTTTGTTCGGATACTCTACAGAAGGTGATATCCTAGAG cTCTTTGACGGCCACTTTGATACCAAAATAGGCCCCAAGGTAGAAAGTGAGAGCTACAGAAGGATTGCCGCCACTATTGGGTGCGCCACCAACAACATCCTCTTCCTGACGGATGTCCCTCGAG AAGCCAACGCAGCCGAGGAAGCGGATACTCACGTGGCTGTGGTGATCAGACCAGGCAACGCAGGACTGACGGATGATGAGAAATCGTATTATAGCCTCATCTCATCTTTCACCGAacttttcctgccttcctccacTTAG